Within Chroicocephalus ridibundus chromosome 11, bChrRid1.1, whole genome shotgun sequence, the genomic segment ACTACTactgttattactattattattattgttattgtccAGGTGTAAATCTGGGCCTCATTGTGGCTTGTAACCTTTAAAACCTTAAAAGAGCTCTTGTGGTTGTTGGGCTGAAAGAGGAATGTACGTTCATTCCTTGAAGTTGTTCAGCTGCCAAGACAAAGACTTTGATGGGCTCTGTTTGCCGAAGGTGTCACTGAATGTAATGCTCTTTTGCCTGTGGCTGACATTTGGACAAAATATTGGATACTGTCTGTGGTCAAGTAAAGGCTGTGAATGCAGAGGAAGGAGGGTGAGAGGCTGGCTCTGAGCCGTGCAAATAGGTGTGTCACTGTGGATTTGGCTGAGCAGTGGTTTGATTTCATGGCTGCTGCTGAGGCCTGTGCCATTCATGCTGTGATCGGAGATTCCCTGTCCTGAAAAACCATAAAGAATTTGCACAATAAAAGGACATGTAGAATGATGATGTATGGGCAGAAGGGTCATAATTCCTGCGTGAAAAAAGCTCCTTTATCCATCTGTATCTCATTTGAACACAGCTATGTTGAGTTTCTTCATAGATGTAATTACACTTTCTTTTAGGCCTTTGTGTCCTGCAAGGTCATGGTTCATTTTCCCCATGGCTGCATAGCTCTTTTGAATTTGAAACTGTGGGTGTTGTTttgtagcaaatattttcttcccttgtcaaGCCTTCAGCCACCTGAAGAAACCTAGGATGACTTACCTTGAGAAAGAGGCCTATGACATGTCTTTCCGTTTACAACTCTCTATTTGTCTGCAGATGAGCAGGCTACAGAGTAGAAAAGTTGATGAGAACTGATGACTATTTCTTAAAATGAACTCTTGTACGATGCAGTCCAGAGGAAGACCTTAGGGTTGCACTTGTGCTTGAAACATCAGTGATTTGCAGGTGCTCAGGGGGATGAATTTCAACAccagcagtgaagactgagaagACTTCCCGGTGGGTTTCTCTGCAAGACTTTGTCTTTAATGGTTCCTTGCCTTCCTGATCTGATTTTGTTCAGCTCCTGGTTTCCTCTGTATGTAGGTTAAGTTTGAGgtagtggcatatcttcatttATCCACGTGTTGTGCGCTAGTGCCTCTTGCTCATCCTTCTGTTTTTGTGGAAGGCAGGAGATGTGAGGTTATATTTGCGTTCTGGTTGTGTTAGGGAGAGGGGATTAAAGCATGATGTCAGTAGAAGTGCCACCTCTGTGGAACAGTGTGTGTGATAAAAGAGGGGAGGAAATTCCCCAGAAGCTGATAGTTAGATTTTCCCCAGTCTCTCTTGGGTGTTTGCTCCTCTTTTAGTTCAGACATCTATCCTCCATGTACTTaacatgctttctattttttcacagaatgttGGTGAGCAAATCTACCTCCCTTTTGTCTTGAACTTGCTGCATTATACTCTCATGATATGCTTGTGCCACTGCTGAGGGTCTGAAGCAAAGCTGCAGCTTGTGTAGGGTTGTAGAGAAGACATGGGGAAACTCTCTTGGCAGAGGGGCCATAGAAGAACTGATGGTCATTTCCCTGCCTGTCGTAGTTACTATGTTAGGTGCATGGTTGTGGCACTATGCAGTTTCAGTTCCTTGTGCTCTGTGTGTTTGGGCTAAGAAATATTATTACAGCTTTTCTGTTCATTTGTATCTGTTTTTAACTCTTGCCTTGATTGTCATGAACAACAGCCAGTCCTCAGGCTGTCTGATGAAATGGGGAAGGTCAGATTGCTTCTAATTGTCTGAGTGCAGGGGCACTTCCTGTGCCCACCTTGAAGGTTCACAGCTGTAAGAAGGGCAGCTGTTGTGTGCATACCTGTGCTGCCAGAGGCACACTTGTTTGTagggaaagaaagcaaacccATTTCTACTGTAGTGTTCAAAGTGCAGAGCGGCAACCCAGCCCAGCCAAGGTTTCCATGAACAGAGTAGGGATCAGTGGGGGAACACGTGCAGGGTGTTCCCCACCGCATGTCCCATTGCATGGTGGCCTCTCAATTGGAGGGATATGGGTTGGACAGgtggactgttagatggataaggatctgctggctggctgcatcaaaagagctATAGTCAGTGGCTCAGTGTCCAAGAGGAAACCGGTAACATGTGGTATTCCTCAAGGGTCTGTACTGTGTCCAATACTATTTAACGTATCTCAATAATATCTTGCTGAATGAGTGTCgtggtttcatctgggatggaCTTGACTTTCCTGCTAGCAGCTgctgtagtgctgtgttttgaatgAGGGTTggaaatagtgttggtaaaacactgacgCTTTTGGTTgagctaagcagtcaaggccttttctgctcctcacactgccctgccagtgagtaggctggcaGTGTACAAGAAATTGTGAGGGGATACAGCCGgaacagctgacccaaactgcccacagggctattccataccatgtgacatcatgtgcagtatataaagctgggggaagaagaaggaaaggggggatgtttggagttacgcCGTTTGTCTTCCCATTAATCCTGATGGAggcctgctttcctggagagggctgaacatctgcctgccaatgggaagtggtgaattaattTGTGTTTCAGGAGCTTTGCTCGTGTGCTTGAGTGtgtgccttttcttttactttttaaactgtgtttatctcaagccatgagtttTCTCCCTCttactcttctgattttctcccccatccagcCCTGGGAGTAAGCAGGCATCTGCGTGGTCTTAGCTACAGGCTGGGGTGAAACCACAACAATGACATAAAAATTTTCTGCTTGCTATGTAGAAGGGCTGAGAGAGTagaggttcttcagcctggagaacagaaggctctggggacattTTATGGCTCCCTTTCTTACATGAAGggggcttctaagaaagatggagagagactttttatcagggcctatTGTGACAGGAGAAGacacaatggttttaaactgtaagTGGGTAGATTttgattggacataaggaagaaatgttttatggtgaaggaggtgaggcactggaagaggtttcccagagaagtagTGGATGTGCCATCATTGGAAggtttcaaggtcaggttgtatggggctttgagcaatgtgaTCTAATGAGAGATGTCTCTGCATGTGGCAGAGAGGttgaactaaatgatctttaaaggtccattTCGACCCAAACCATACTATGAAAGACTCAACGAGGGTTTGCACTTGTCAGTCCCTCAAGTATGGAGAGGCAAAAGGTGCATCTTCTGTAAGtcacaaacaaaaaagtaaatgatGTTCTGCTATCTTACCATAGATGTATAAACATTATCTTTAGGCTGATACACTTCTCAGTGTGATTATTCTTCTCCGTAAACTAAAAATCAACAGGGGGACAAACATCCAATATTTCCATGAGCAACTGGaagaaatacaagaaagacaGGAACCCTTTGCAGGTCCAACATGACAGGATTGCAATGATGTTCgcttcattctttttctgattaTTTATGGATTACTCCAACATGAATTTTTTTGCTCTAACATGAATAATCACTTCGAACTATTCACTGCAACTCAAAGAGATGACTTAAAAGTACTTGACAGCATATCTCAGTTTAAAAAGCCTTAGAGGGTGAAGCAATCAAGTGTCCCCGTGCTTCCTGATCTTCCTCCATGTACTTAacatgccttcttttttttcacagaatgttGGTGAGcaaatctctcttccttttggtGTGATCATACTGCCTTACACTCTCATgatatgtttttttccaattctgaGGTTCAGAAGCCAGCCTGGAGGTTGTGTAGGGTTGTAGAGAAGACTTGGGGAAGCTCTGTTGGTGGGGGGGACATAGAAGAACTGATGGTCATTTCCTTCCCTGTCATAGTTAGTCTGTTGGTACGTGGTTGTGGTACTATGCAGTTTCAACTCCTTCTGATGAATATGTTTGGCCTAAGATACATTATTGCACCTGACCTGTTTCTATCTGTTCCAGTAGAATTTAATATAGTAAGAAGcacatattttataatatttaatatagGAAAGAGCTATAGTCAGTGGCTCACTGTCGAGGTGGGCACCAGTAGCATGGGGTGTTCCTCAAGGGTGCATtctgggaccaatactatttaatctATCTCAATAATATCTTCCTCAAtgagtgtcatggtttcatctgggatggaTGTGACGTTCTTGCTAGCAgatggtgtagtgctatgttttggatttggggtggAAATACTGTTGGTATAACCGTGATGTTCTTGGTtgtgctaagcagtcaaggcctttttttGCTACTTATACCACCcccgccagtgagtaggctgggagtgcacaagaagttgggtggggatacagccaggacagctgacccagacTGACCAAAGGACTGTTCCATACCTTGTGGCGTCATGCTCCGTATATAGAactggtggaagaagaaagaagggtgggacttttggagttatggcatttgtcttctcaagtagacattacgtgtgatggagccctactttcctggagatgtctgaaGAGCTGCCTGCCTATAGAAAGTGGTGAAAGAACTCCTTATTTTGCTTGGCTTGTGtgcatgacattttcttttaagtaaagaaaatttaactgtctttatctcagcccatgagtcTTATtacttttgcccttctgattctctccaccATCCCAAGTAGGGAGTGAGTGGGAGGCTGCGTGATCTTAACTGCTGGCTGTGGTATAACCCAGGAGAATGACATAGATGGTAGGAGTGAGTGATAGCACAGCAAgtctgcagacaacaccaagttgagtgGTACCGTTGATTcactggagagaaggaaagcGACCCAGACATAATAAaattcaagaaggccaagtgcaaggtcctgcacctgtgtcGGGGCAATCCCCCgtttcagtacagactgctggaTTGAGTGCAGCAGGTTACTTTTGGAGTTACTTTTGACTTGAGTTTCTTTAGATCGGGGCTTTGTGTTTTATAATGCATTACTGTATTGCACAATATCTGCTGACCCAGTGTCTCCTGGAGGACAACTCCTGTTTTACTTATAGAaccgtgatttttttttctaaagcgtAGTCAACATACAAATCTATTTTCCTTCTTAGTTCAGAGATGTAAAGATGTGAAATCTGTGTGTGGTCCTCTAGACAGTTGGAGCTTTGAGGCTATGTTCTTGCCAAAAACTCCATGCAAGTGTGCGAAGAGAGTCGTGGGAACTTATGAATGTTAGTAGAATGTGCTGTTGAAGGACAAAAGAGGGAtggtttcctctttccctgttcaGTGCCTAGCTGTAATTTAACACAATCTGAATGTCTTCTTCCCTTGTAAGTTTGGTTGGAGATATTGGGAGCCCTGGGAGGTGCttcctctgtgtgtttgcatgttgTCATCAATTTTTAACTAACATTTTATTGATGTACTTACAATAAATCCATAAGGGGAACTTTGGAGGAGCCAACTGTGTACTCATTTCCTACTAAATACCTTAATTGTGTTTCGACTCTAAGTGCCATAATGCAGAAGATTATATTCTAATCCCTTCCTTTTTGGAGGTGTTAACTTCTTGCCTTCCTTGTTTTGATGTGCTGAAGGTGGGCTGCCTTTTGAGATAATGTGTGGAAGATGCCATCTGTTACATTTGTCTGACTGTCCTGTGGGTGTCTTTCATGTTTacagctgcaaagagctttcacaGACATGCTTCCATAAAGGGTTACTTCCATAAAAGGTTACTCTGCTATGAGTAGTTACTACCTACCGACTATTCACTGCGACTCAAGGAGATGTCCTAAAAGTATTAGACAGCGTATCTCAGTTTTAAAAGTCTTTGGAGTTGAAGGAAGCAAGTGCCCCTGTGCTTCCAGATTCTAAAAAGGTGTCCCCAAAGCTGGGGACAGACACTgaacagcggtcaaaagactgCGCCCTGGGAGCGCGAGCATGGGCCGGCTGCAGTGTCGTGGCGGCGCCTCCGGGTGCCGCTGTTGGCCGACGCGGAGCGGCGCTGGAGCCGCAGCCGCAGCCCGAGCCGCAGCCacggcagcggcaggagggaggAGCGCGGCAAGCTCTGGCGACAATGGCggtgaggcagaggcagaggTGGCGGCGAGCGGTCGTGCGAGCGGTGCTGCTGCCCGCTTTGCTGCTGATGTTgtgctgccgggcggcggcggagaggATCCGGTACGCCATCCccgaggagctgggcagaggctcGCTGGTGGGGCCGCTGGCGCGGGACCTGGGACTGAGCCCGGCGGAGCTGCCGGCACGCAAGCTGCGGCTCAGCGCGGAGAAGCAATACTTCACGGTGAGCGGGGAGAGCGGGAACCTGTACGTGAGCGagaggctggaccgggaggagaTGTGCGGCGAGTCGGCGTCCTGCTCCGTCAGCTTCGAGGCGCTGGTGCAGAACCCGCTCAACGTTTTCCACGTCGAGGTGGCCATCCAGGACGTCAACGACAACGCGCCGCACTTCCTACAAGATAATTTCCATCTGGAGATCAACGAGTTGACTCCTCCCGGCGCTCGATTTGCCTTGGGCGTCGCCGAGGACGCAGATGTGGGCAGCAACTCACTGCAGGGCTACGAGCTGGAGACCAACGCATACTTCGAGGTGGAGGTGAAGGAGAGCCAGGACGGCAGCAAGTTCGCGGAGCTGGTGCTGCGCCGTGCGCTGGACCGGGAGAGCGAGCAGAGCCTGCGTCTGGTGCTGACGGCGGTGGACGGCGGCGATCCGCCCCGCAGCGGCACCGCCCAGCTCTGCATCAACGTCACGGACGCCAACGACAACCCACCCGTGTTCGCACAGGACCGGTACTGTGCGAGCCTGCGCGAGGACGCGCCGCCAGGCTCGACGGTGCTGAACGTCTCCGCCTCCGACGCCGACGCCGGCACCAACGCCCGCATCACCTACAGCTTCGGGAAAATGCCGGCCAAGGTGCTTCAGAAGTTCGTGGTGGAGGCGGAGAGCGGGACGATCAGGCTGCAGGAGGCGCTGGACTTCGAGGACACGCGAGGGTACACGCTGCTGGTGGAGGCGAGGGACGGGGGCGGTCTGGTGGCGCACTGCAAGGTGGAAGTGGAGGtgctggacgtgaacgacaacgcgcccgAAATCACGGTGACTTCGGTGTCGAGCCCGGTGCCCGAGGACGCGCCGGccggcacggtggtggccctgTTGAAAGTGCGGGACCGTGACTCCGGGGAGAACGGTCAGGTGTGGTGCGAGCTGTCGGGCGAGGCGCCGCTGTCGATGGTGTCGTCGTCGGTGGGGTCGTACAAGGTGGTGACGGCGAGCGCGCTGGACCGCGAGCAGGCGTCCGAGCACCGAGTGACGGTGGTGGCCAGGGACCGGGGCAGCCCGTCGCTGTCGAGCCGCGCGTCGCTGGTGCTGGAGGTgtcggacgtgaacgacaacgcgccggtgtTCGAGGAGGCGGCCTACAGCGCCTACGTGGCggagaacaacgcggcgggcgcgccgGTGGTGCGCGTGCGCGCGCGGGACGCGGACGCGGGCGCCAACGGGCGCGTGAGCTACTGGctggcgggcggcagcgcgggcgcgGCGCCCTACGTGTCGGtggaggcgcggagcggcgcggtgtACGCGCAGCGCTCCTTCGACTACGAGCAGTGCCGCGAGTTCGCGGTGGCGGTGCGGGCGCAGGACGGCGGGGCGCCGGCGCGGAGCTCCACGGCCACGGTGCGCGTCTTCGTGCTGGACCGCAACGACAACGCGCCGCGGGTGCTCTGGCCGGCGTCGGGGTCGGGAGCGTCGGGGTCGGGAGCGTCGTCGTTGCCGGCGGCGTTCGAGGTGGTGCCGCGTTCGGCCGAGGCCGGCTACCTGGTGGgcaaggtggtggcggtggacgcggacgcgGGGCGCAACGCGTGGCTGTCGTACGAGCTGGTGCAGGCGTCGGAGCCGGCgctgttccgcgtggggctgcacagcggcgagGTGCGGACGGCGCGGGCCGTGTCGGAGAGGGACGCGGCGAAGCAGCGTGTGGTGGCCGTGGTGAAGGACCACGGGCAGCCGGCGctgtcggccacggccacgctgcacGTGGTGCTGGCCGAGAGCTTGCAGGAGGCGCTGCCGGAGCTgagcgagcgggcggcgggcgccgacTCGCCGGCCGAGCTGCAGTTCTACCTGGTGCTGGCGCTGGCGCTGCTCTCCGCCCTCTTCCTGCTGAGCGTGGCGCTGGCcgtgctggcgcggctgcgccgggccgggccgcccgccgtgctgcgctgcctgggcgCGCAGCGCTTCTCCGTGCCCGGCGCCGCCTTCCCGGCCGACTTCTGCGAGGGCACCTTGCCCTACTCCTACAACCTGTGCGTGGCGCCGGCACGCGCCGTGGCCGAGGGCGcttggctgccgccgccgctgcccagcgTGCCCGCGGAGGAGCTGCTCGGCGCGGAGCCCTGCGGGAAGCCGAGCCCGAGCAGCAGCGCCGGCGCGGGAGAGCCGCCCGCCGACGCCGACGCCCCGCAGGTGTGTAAGCCCTCTCGCTCTCGCTGTTTTCCTTGAGCTTTTGCTGAACCTCCGTTCATATTCGCCTGGGACTGGGTGGAGTGAATGGGATACGAGGTGTGTGGTCAGTGCTGGTCCTTGTGTCCATGAAGAAGTGAGAGATCGGCGTAACTCATTTCAATTCGAAGCAGGCCGTTAGGCGCACCCTCCTTGGTTTATGGGTGCTCACAGGTTGAGTTTCAGCTGTGCTTTTAATCTTATGAGTTAGTAAGGGTGAACGCAAATGCTTATTGTGTAAAATGAGATCCGCTGATTCTACTTGACAGTCTCTCGATTCATAATTGCAGTAGGAGATATTTCGTTTCTGATCGATATTTCCCCAAATTATGTACTTGGATCTAGTTAATAGATGGACAGGAACATTTTGATTAATGGTTTTTCAATATTGGACTCCCAAAGGAGACGTGCGTGTAGGTTCACGAATGGAAAAGAGACAGATTCTTCGTCCCTAGAGAAAGCAGAGAGTGTCGCCCAACGTTTTGGGgaaatgctgctgcagaaatggtAGCAGTAATGGGACGGGTTAACGTTGAGTGTCTGGGGATTGCTTAGCCTTGTCTCCGTGGAAGAAAGAACGGGGTATCCCCTTTCAACTCACAGTAGGAATGAAGTGGCGGCACTTCTTGGTTCTTCGGTGGTCACAGGTTCAGGCGAAAGGTTTAGACGAGAACTGTCGGATGACTTATTAAGGCTGAACCCGTTAAGAATTAAGAATTCTGCATTACGGAGTCGGGAAAATGTGGTGGACAGTGGATGTtacagattttttcctttctgaacgCTTTTTCTGAAACGTCTGTACTTGGAGCTTGTTTGTAGCTGGATACAAACACACTGGTTAGTGCTATTTTACATAGGAAAGGTGGGTGTGGCTCCATGAATGGAGAAGTTAGAGGTTGTTCGTACCCGGTGAACTACTCCCCTTTTTTAGATATGTACCCCCTCGTCTTTTTGGGGAAGGCTGTTGCAGAAATTTTAGCATGAATGGGAGGGATGAATTTTGTCCAGGCACGATTTTTTCGAGTTCCCTGTGCAgttatttctctcttctgctttttttttgttcttcctttggtTGTTCCCTCTTTTAACCCGTCCCGATCTGCCTTTCATATACAAGTGAAAGTGTAGAATGAGTTCTCAAGGAAGAAAAACCCTCGCATTTAGCACTTCAGAGCCTGTcttgttttcctctccccttttcccaaaGAGAGGTGCTTGCACCTGGTTGATCGCCTTGAGAGGGGAATGCTAGACTGAGCAACTATGAGCAACTTGTAGAAAGAATTGTGTCTGCCTGTTTACAAGGGGAGGGCTCTACCCATCCTGAGAACATAAGTAAATCGATAGTGAAATACTCAAAATGAGAGCACTTAGGCACTTGAATGAAGTCCATTTGCACATTTACAAATGTTCCGCGCAGAGTTTAGGGTCTTGTGCCGTCGTACAGTAGTTGGTGGAAAAGGTGTCCTACCAAAGTAAAGATGCAAGAATTAGATGAATGCGTTACCAGTAAGCATCAATCTGCTACACCGtggtttctgaaaaaaaccaaagtccttCCCGCTGGTGTCAGTGAGCCTGATATCTGGTTCTGCGCGGCATGGTCGGTGTTTATATCACGTTTTGCATAGAAGAGCCTGTTATGTTTTTCTGTCCTCGTTCAAGTGATTCAAGCATGCCTGCTACAAAAATTCCTGAAGCGGACGGTGATTTTGGAGGAATGGGATGAAACTGGTAATAATCTACAGGTCATATTACGAAACAATATTTTACTTCCCATCTATCGCCAATAGCAAGTCATTTTTCCTGTCCGGTAGAAATAACACGCATCGTTAAAAAACAGGACAGCTTAGAGAGAAGGCAATGCCGGAAATCCCCGCTGTCCCTTTGAGGGAGGACCTTCCTTGTTGCTTTGTTCTATTGGTCGGGATGTGGGAAATTAATGTGGCTGTAGGACACCCTTTTGATTTCCACAAAGGGTGAGGAAAGAGTAATTCAAGCACGACTGCTACATAAAGCTTTATAATTCATGATGGAGATTGTGCTGCAGGACTAATGGGATAAGGATGGCAGTATTTTGCACGTCATATTCAGAAATATTAACAGATATAATATATCACCGTTACAAAACCT encodes:
- the LOC134521748 gene encoding protocadherin gamma-B5-like isoform X7, whose protein sequence is MAVRQRQRWRRAVVRAVLLPALLLMLCCRAAAERIRYAIPEELGRGSLVGPLARDLGLSPAELPARKLRLSAEKQYFTVSGESGNLYVSERLDREEMCGESASCSVSFEALVQNPLNVFHVEVAIQDVNDNAPHFLQDNFHLEINELTPPGARFALGVAEDADVGSNSLQGYELETNAYFEVEVKESQDGSKFAELVLRRALDRESEQSLRLVLTAVDGGDPPRSGTAQLCINVTDANDNPPVFAQDRYCASLREDAPPGSTVLNVSASDADAGTNARITYSFGKMPAKVLQKFVVEAESGTIRLQEALDFEDTRGYTLLVEARDGGGLVAHCKVEVEVLDVNDNAPEITVTSVSSPVPEDAPAGTVVALLKVRDRDSGENGQVWCELSGEAPLSMVSSSVGSYKVVTASALDREQASEHRVTVVARDRGSPSLSSRASLVLEVSDVNDNAPVFEEAAYSAYVAENNAAGAPVVRVRARDADAGANGRVSYWLAGGSAGAAPYVSVEARSGAVYAQRSFDYEQCREFAVAVRAQDGGAPARSSTATVRVFVLDRNDNAPRVLWPASGSGASGSGASSLPAAFEVVPRSAEAGYLVGKVVAVDADAGRNAWLSYELVQASEPALFRVGLHSGEVRTARAVSERDAAKQRVVAVVKDHGQPALSATATLHVVLAESLQEALPELSERAAGADSPAELQFYLVLALALLSALFLLSVALAVLARLRRAGPPAVLRCLGAQRFSVPGAAFPADFCEGTLPYSYNLCVAPARAVAEGAWLPPPLPSVPAEELLGAEPCGKPSPSSSAGAGEPPADADAPQQAQPNTDWRFSQTQRPGTSGSQNGEEGGAWPNNQFDTEMLQAMILASANEAADGNSTLGGGTGTMGLSARYGPQFTLQHVPDYRQNVYIPGSTATLTNAAGKRDAKSAGSSGGNKKKSGKKEKK